The proteins below are encoded in one region of Salmo salar chromosome ssa02, Ssal_v3.1, whole genome shotgun sequence:
- the LOC123728047 gene encoding oxidative stress-induced growth inhibitor 2, which yields MPLLEETTVPREHPPTLPVVIIGNGPSGICLSYLLSGYKPYLDPSAVHPNPVLYRKLQETRHLPITEQDLEYLSEGLEGRSGNPVAVLFDTLLHPNADFGYEFPPVLQWRRDKQQHLPHLVLGRATPGGAWHVMEGSMLTISLGIWMELPGINYRDLSNNGKCRGVTNDRATPEEISSYYRNYVKLMGLKQNFVDNTYVTSVQKLFRGHEGEGLENGHGVLGEGGKGVYEGGKGVYEGREGEGVDEGGAGGLWEVRGYQRVQGDTHVPFCLFSENVVLATGASDSPAQLGVEGEELPFVFHSISALGLAVSRKKLGPNSDPVLIVGAGLSAADAVLCACNNNISVLHVFRKHVDDPGLIFKQLPKTLYPEYHKVYHMMHSQTHATPNMAATSTTNGLPSMAASVCSKMCSKPQPTTTNMAASGGPVLFPDYTSFPEHCVVSFQPDMKCVLQGSNSLKAFKISMALVLIGTHPNLFFLKGQGQYLGLDPTKPISCKQNPVDVHPYTFECTKDPGLFAMGPLVGDNFVRFLKGGALGIASCLLKRLKKKGKLIAEGGGVGGGEFI from the exons ATGCCTCTTCTGGAAGAGACCACTGTGCCTCGAGAGCATCCCCCCACACTGCCTGTGGTCATCATAG gtAACGGGCCATCAGGTATCTGCCTGTCCTACCTGCTGAGTGGCTACAAGCCCTACCTGGACCCTTCAGCTGTTCACCCAAACCCTGTTCTGTACAGGAAGTTACAGGAGACCAGACACCTGCCCATCACTGAACAG GATCTGGAGTATCTGAGTGAAGGTCTGGAGGGGCGGTCAGGAAACCCTGTAGCGGTGCTGTTTGACACCCTGCTGCACCCCAATGCTGATTTTGGCTACGAGTTTCCCCCTGTGCTACAGTGGAGACGAGACAAGCAGCAGCACCTCCCTCACCTGGTGCTGGGCAGGGCTACGCCTGGAGGGGCCTGGCAC gtGATGGAGGGCTCCATGCTGACCATCAGTCTGGGCATCTGGATGGAACTGCCAGGGATCAACTACCGAGACCTGAGTAACAATGGCAAATGCAG gggcgTGACCAATGACCGGGCCACTCCAGAGGAGATCTCGTCTTACTACCGTAACTACGTCAAGCTGATGGGCCTGAAGCAGAACTTTGTTGACAACACCTACGTGACCTCTGTGCAGAAACTTTTCCGTGGACACGAGGGGGAGGGtctagagaatggtcatggagTGTTGGGGGAGGGGGGAAAGGGGGTGTACGAGGGGGGAAAGGGGGTGtacgaggggagggagggtgagggtgtAGACGAAGGGGGAGCTGGGGGCCTGTGGGAGGTGAGGGGGTACCAGCGGGTGCAGGGCGACACCCACGTTCCTTTCTGCCTGTTTTCAGAGAATGTAGTTCTGGCCACGGGCGCGTCTGATTCGCCAGCTCAGCTGGGTGTGGAGGGGGAGGAGCTTCCCTTCGTGTTCCACAGCATCTCTGCCCTGGGATTGGCTGTGAGCCGGAAGAAGCTTGGGCCAAACTCTGATCCGGTGCTGATCGTGGGGGCGGGGTTAAGCGCGGCGGATGCGGTTTTGTGCGCTTGTAACAACAACATTTCCGTGCTGCATGTGTTCCGCAAACACGTAGACGACCCAGGCCTCATCTTTAAACAGCTACCCAAGACCCTCTACCCAGAATACCACAAGGTCTACCACATGATGCACTCCCAGACCCATGCAACACCAAACATGGCTGCCACCTCCACTACCAATGGCCTTCCCAGCATGGCCGCCTCAGTCTGCTCCAAGATGTGCTCCAAGCCCCAACCCACCACAACTAACATGGCCGCCagtggtggtcccgttctgttcCCTGACTACACCAGCTTCCCAGAGCACTGCGTGGTGTCCTTCCAGCCAGACATGAAGTGTGTCCTACAGGGGAGCAACTCCCTCAAGGCCTTTAAGATCTCCATGGCTCTGGTGTTGATCGGCACCCACCCCAACCTGTTCTTCCTCAAGGGCCAGGGCCAGTACCTGGGACTGGACCCCACCAAACCCATCTCCTGCAAGCAGAACCCTGTGGATGTGCACCCCTACACCTTCGAATGCACCAAGGACCCAGGACTGTTCGCCATGGGCCCGCTGGTGGGAGACAACTTTGTTCGCTTCTTAAAGGGCGGTGCTCTAGGCATTGCCTCCTGCCTGCTCAAGAGACTGAAGAAGAAAGGCAAGCTGATCGCAGAagggggaggagtaggaggaggggaGTTTATCTAG